Proteins from a single region of Gossypium arboreum isolate Shixiya-1 chromosome 1, ASM2569848v2, whole genome shotgun sequence:
- the LOC108480143 gene encoding cyclin-L1-1 isoform X1, with translation MIYTAIDNFYLTDEQLKNSPSSKDGIDEATETTLRIYGCDLIQESGILLKLPQAVMATGQVLFHRFYCKKSFARFDVKIVAASSLWLASKLEESPRRARQVIIVFHRMECRRENLPIEHLDLYSKKFSDLKAELSRTERHILKEMGFVCHVEHPHKFISNYLATLETPPELRQEAWNLANDSLRTTLCVRFKSEVVACGVVYAAARRFQVPLPENPPWWKAFDADKSGIDEVCRVLARLYSLPKAQYIPVCKDGKPFTFSTRSADSQSQPPPKEVPLSPPANNNANVSTTTVAVADVETEGAKEAKIKMALDKLKESKQSDDESKSIPTTDSDAREEPRHKSKSEHKTESSGEKSKDRDRERERDRERDRERAKARDRDRGRDSDRERERDETERDRDKVKDRGHRSKDRTKDSAGGHSEKSRHHSSRDRDYRGSSYSSREKDRHRHHSYA, from the exons ATGATCTATACGGCGATTGACAACTTCTATTTAACGGATGAGCAGCTAAAGAACTCACCTTCAAGTAAAGATGGCATAGATGAAGCAACTGAAACTACACTAAGAATCTATGGCTGTGATCTCATCCAAGAAAGCGGAATATTACTTAAATT ACCTCAAGCTGTCATGGCTACTGGCCAGGTTCTTTTCCATCGTTTTTATTGCAAGAAGTCATTTGCCCGCTTTGATGTCAAG ATAGTTGCAGCTAGCTCTTTGTGGCTTGCATCAAAATTAGAGGAAAGTCCTCGGAGAGCAAGGCAAGTAATCATAGTTTTCCACAGAATGGAATGTAGAAGAGAGAACTTACCGATAGAGCATTTGGATCTATATTCAAAG AAATTTTCAGACTTGAAAGCAGAATTGAGCAGAACCGAAAGGCACATACTGAAAGAGATGGGTTTTGTTTGTCATGTTGAACATCCCCATAAGTTCATATCTAACTATCTTGCTACCCTTGAAACACCTCCTGAGTTGAGGCAGGAAGCATGGAATCTAGCAAATGATAG CTTACGTACAACCTTGTGCGTTCGATTCAAGAGTGAAGTTGTGGCATGTGGAGTTGTATATGCTGCTGCTCGCAGGTTCCAAGTCCCCCTTCCTGAGAACCCACCATGGTGGAAGGCTTTTGATGCAGATAAATCTGGGATCGATGAGGTTTGTAGGGTTCTGGCTCGTTTGTACAGCCTTCCCAAGGCTCAATACATTCCTGTATGCAAGGATGGAAAACCATTCACATTTTCCACCAGATCTGCTGATTCACAATCTCAGCCACCTCCAAAG GAAGTTCCGCTTAGCCCGCCAGCTAATAATAATGCCAACGTTTCCACCACTACTGTAGCAGTAGCTGATGTAGAAACCGAGGGAGCAAAAGAAGCTAAGATTAAGATGGCTCTTGACAAGCTGAAAGAATCCAAGCAGAGTGATGATGAATCGAAGAGCATACCTACCACAGACAGTGATGCAAGAGAAGAACCGAGGCATAAATCCAAGTCTGAGCACAAGACAGAATCAAGCGGAGAAAAGAGCAAGGACAGGGACAGGGAAAGGGAGAGGGACAGAGAAAGAGACAGAGAGAGAGCAAAGGCCCGGGATCGTGACAGGGGCAGAGATTCTGACCGGGAAAGAGAGCGAGATGAGACCGAAAGGGACAGAGATAAAGTCAAGGATCGAGGTCATCGATCAAAGGATAGAACAAAGGATTCAG CAGGGGGGCATTCTGAAAAATCAAGGCACCACTCATCACGCG ATCGTGATTATCGTGGCTCATCGTATTCTTCAAGGGAGAAAGATCGTCATAGACATCACTCCTATGCTTAG
- the LOC108480143 gene encoding cyclin-L1-1 isoform X2: MIYTAIDNFYLTDEQLKNSPSSKDGIDEATETTLRIYGCDLIQESGILLKLPQAVMATGQVLFHRFYCKKSFARFDVKIVAASSLWLASKLEESPRRARQVIIVFHRMECRRENLPIEHLDLYSKKFSDLKAELSRTERHILKEMGFVCHVEHPHKFISNYLATLETPPELRQEAWNLANDSLRTTLCVRFKSEVVACGVVYAAARRFQVPLPENPPWWKAFDADKSGIDEVCRVLARLYSLPKAQYIPVCKDGKPFTFSTRSADSQSQPPPKEVPLSPPANNNANVSTTTVAVADVETEGAKEAKIKMALDKLKESKQSDDESKSIPTTDSDAREEPRHKSKSEHKTESSGEKSKDRDRERERDRERDRERAKARDRDRGRDSDRERERDETERDRDKVKDRGHRSKDRTKDSGGHSEKSRHHSSRDRDYRGSSYSSREKDRHRHHSYA, encoded by the exons ATGATCTATACGGCGATTGACAACTTCTATTTAACGGATGAGCAGCTAAAGAACTCACCTTCAAGTAAAGATGGCATAGATGAAGCAACTGAAACTACACTAAGAATCTATGGCTGTGATCTCATCCAAGAAAGCGGAATATTACTTAAATT ACCTCAAGCTGTCATGGCTACTGGCCAGGTTCTTTTCCATCGTTTTTATTGCAAGAAGTCATTTGCCCGCTTTGATGTCAAG ATAGTTGCAGCTAGCTCTTTGTGGCTTGCATCAAAATTAGAGGAAAGTCCTCGGAGAGCAAGGCAAGTAATCATAGTTTTCCACAGAATGGAATGTAGAAGAGAGAACTTACCGATAGAGCATTTGGATCTATATTCAAAG AAATTTTCAGACTTGAAAGCAGAATTGAGCAGAACCGAAAGGCACATACTGAAAGAGATGGGTTTTGTTTGTCATGTTGAACATCCCCATAAGTTCATATCTAACTATCTTGCTACCCTTGAAACACCTCCTGAGTTGAGGCAGGAAGCATGGAATCTAGCAAATGATAG CTTACGTACAACCTTGTGCGTTCGATTCAAGAGTGAAGTTGTGGCATGTGGAGTTGTATATGCTGCTGCTCGCAGGTTCCAAGTCCCCCTTCCTGAGAACCCACCATGGTGGAAGGCTTTTGATGCAGATAAATCTGGGATCGATGAGGTTTGTAGGGTTCTGGCTCGTTTGTACAGCCTTCCCAAGGCTCAATACATTCCTGTATGCAAGGATGGAAAACCATTCACATTTTCCACCAGATCTGCTGATTCACAATCTCAGCCACCTCCAAAG GAAGTTCCGCTTAGCCCGCCAGCTAATAATAATGCCAACGTTTCCACCACTACTGTAGCAGTAGCTGATGTAGAAACCGAGGGAGCAAAAGAAGCTAAGATTAAGATGGCTCTTGACAAGCTGAAAGAATCCAAGCAGAGTGATGATGAATCGAAGAGCATACCTACCACAGACAGTGATGCAAGAGAAGAACCGAGGCATAAATCCAAGTCTGAGCACAAGACAGAATCAAGCGGAGAAAAGAGCAAGGACAGGGACAGGGAAAGGGAGAGGGACAGAGAAAGAGACAGAGAGAGAGCAAAGGCCCGGGATCGTGACAGGGGCAGAGATTCTGACCGGGAAAGAGAGCGAGATGAGACCGAAAGGGACAGAGATAAAGTCAAGGATCGAGGTCATCGATCAAAGGATAGAACAAAGGATTCAG GGGGGCATTCTGAAAAATCAAGGCACCACTCATCACGCG ATCGTGATTATCGTGGCTCATCGTATTCTTCAAGGGAGAAAGATCGTCATAGACATCACTCCTATGCTTAG